Below is a window of Halococcus saccharolyticus DSM 5350 DNA.
GGCACGGACTCGTGGACTCGCCGACGTGCTACTTGCCGATGCGCACAACTCCAACAACGGGCTCGACGGGCCGGATCTCGGGCACGTGGTTCCCGGCAGCCAGCGCTCGTTCGACCTGATGGAAGCCACTGGCGCGGTTGCCGACGATCTCGCCGACGCACCCCAAGCAACCCTCAAGCTCGGGGTTGCGTGGGATGAGACGCCGTGGGAGCCCACCGACGGCATCGGTCCGCTCGGTATCCGGGTCGCAGTGTTCGACGTCGGCGGCGACACCACTGCCTACGTGCTCGTCGACGGCAACAACATGGAACCCGGCCTCCGCGATGCGATCGTCGACTCTCTACCTGTGGACACCGCCGAGGTGCTCACGACCGACACCCACGTGGTGAACACCGTCGACTCGACCAACCAGGTCGGCGGCGCGATCGACGGCGACGAACTCACGGCACGAATCGTAGCCCTCGTCGAGGAGGCACGCGCGGACTGCGAACCCGTCGCAGCCGGGATGGCGACCGAACGCGCCCGCGTCACGGTGTTCGGCAACGACCGGACCGAGGCGCTCGCCAGCCACGCCAACGCCATGATCGGGATGGGTGGCGCGCTCGCGGCCGCCCTCATCCTCGCGCTGATGGCGGTGAGTGTCCTGCTGTTTTTCCTCGCCTGAACCTTTTTACTGCGGGGGGATGCGCTCCCTCGCGTTGCTCGGTCGCCCACCCCCGCTTGCAAAAACGTTCATGAAAAACCCCCGCTCGCGCCTTCGGCGCTCGCGGTAGAGCTACTGGCGCTTTCCGCGCCGCGACCGCCACCGTACAGCACCGCCGAAGCCCTCGGCCGCGAGGTGCGAGTGAAGCGAGCACCTCGGAACGAGCGAGCGGCGAAGCCGCGAGCACCTCGCCCTTCATCCACCAGGAGAGCTTGCTCTCTTGAGCCTCAGCTCACGATGTTCGTCGAGACGCCAGGAACCGCCACTGCACCGCAAACCGCGGCGCGACCCGCTACCGCGCCGTAACCCCACCGCGACCCGTCACTCGTCGGCGAACAGCTCATCGACCGCCGACTCCGCCGCCTGGATCGCCTCCTCGACGACCGCTTCGGGGTCGGGGTCTGCGTCGTCGGGTGGGTTGAGATAGATGTCGATGTCGAGGATACCG
It encodes the following:
- a CDS encoding DUF3194 domain-containing protein, with the translated sequence MPTDDEVVATASEAAEGMIFSRYKRSAVRDLDITVGFEDGILDIDIYLNPPDDADPDPEAVVEEAIQAAESAVDELFADE